The nucleotide window TATCCGCGGGCGTCTTCATGGGGCGGCCCGGCTGGTAGCTGTAGGTCGGATCTTTCTTCACGACCACGCTCATGAAGTGCTTCGCCAGCGCGGTGATGTTGCCGATGCGCGCGCGAATGCGGATGTCCCGGCCCGGGGACGAGTAGGACTCCCACTCCCCGCTCGCGCCGTAGATGTTGCGGGGGTAGACGCCGGGATGGCCTTTTTTATCGATGGACGCGTTGATCGCGGCGAGCACCGAGTTCTCGCGGCCGCGCAAATCTTCGCAGAGGGCGTTCACTTCCGTGCGGAAAGAGTCGATGGGATCGACCGTTTTTCCGTGCGACACTTGATAGCGGACGTAGTCGAAATAGTCGACTTCCACCTGACCGATGAAGAACTTGCCTTTACGGTAGTCCCCGTCCGCGGCGGGGCGGTTACCGCGGTACTGTTCATCCGAGTAGTCGCAGGGCCAAACTTGTTCGCCGTGCACGCAGTTCTGAATTTCCGAGTCGGACAAGAAACGGTGATACGCCTGGCGGATCACGCCCGATTCATCGGGACGCGCTTCGAACCACTCCGTTTGTCCCAGCCAATTCTGCTGGTTCTGCATCAAAACGAAGGGACGCCAATTCTTGAAGCCGCCGCCCATGAAGGGGTTGCCGCGGCTGTAGTCGCGGCCGAATTGTCCGCGCGTGATCGAATTGTCGGGGTGGGCGTCGATGAAATGGATGCCGCCCTTCTCGTCGACTTTGTAAACGATGGCCGCGTGGCCGGCGGGTTTGTACAGGATCGTGCCGGGACCGATGGTCTCTTTTTGAATTTTCGGCGAGTAGAAATCGCTTTCCACGGGCGCGCCGGTCGTCTCGAACATCCGGTAGGTCCCGGTCGAAACCGTATCGCGGATGTAGCGCACCATCGTGAAAAAGTTCCGGCTGTCGCCCGCCGACGAGGGCGTCTCCAGGCGCGCGCGCGGCATGTTGCCGTTCCACGTGTAACGGGCGTCCCGCAGAAGCTTATCGAATTCGTCGAGCTTTTCGGCCATTTTGACCGGGTCGTTTTTGAACTGCTCTTCCAGGGCTTTACGCGAATTCTGCTGGCGCTGACGGATGTCCTCGGTCAGGGCGCGGGCGTTGAAGCTCGTCACGAACGAGAACGGCAGTCCCTTTTTATAAGAGTAGTAAGCACGCAGGAAATAGGGGAAATCCGCGCAGTCCGCGTAGAAAGCCGCCCGGGTATCCCACTCGCTCCACAGGGTATTGGAGGCCGGATTTTTCAGGCACTTTTCGAGGGTATTGCACTTCGATTCGCCCATGGTCTGCAGGAAGCGGTTGAATTCGACTTCGTCCTGCGGCGTCCAACGCGACCGGCGCACGTTCCAATCCGAACGGGGTTGCGCGGGTACGCAGGCCAGGAATTTCGATTGGGAAAGCTCGAAGATTTTCACTTTACGGCCGTTGATGTCGGCCTCTTCCACCTTCATGGTGGGGCAATAAACCTTGGGGTCCTTGCTTTTCGCCGGGTCCTCGGCTTCGGGCAGGGGGTTCGCTTGGGCCAGCGCGGTCGAGCTGACGACGGCCGGCAGACCGATCGAACAGAGCGCGAAAATAAGCGTTCCGACTCCCTTTTTCCCGAGCATGCGGCCTCCAACGGCCTTTAAAGCGAAGCCCGTGCCCGCGGCCGTCCCGGTGGATGTGAAAATATTCAGGTCTGGGCCCCGCGGACTGTCCACGAACTAGCCAGCACGCTCAAAGGGGGCACGGTCCGCGCGCGTCTTTACATTCCCCTTCAATCCCTTTAGAAAAGCCCCATGACCCAAGAGAGCATGACCGCCCGCCTGACCGCCGCTTATCCCGACGCGAACATTGAAGTTTTCGATCTCAACGGACAAGGTTCGTACTGGGAAGTGACGATCGAATCCTCCGCATTCAAGGGCCAAAACCGCGTGCAACAACACCAGGCCGTGATGAGCGTCTTCGCGCCGGAACTGAAAACCGGCGAAGTGCACGCGCTCTCCATCAAAACTAAAATCAAAGACTAAAGCGAGGTCCGTATGGAAACCAAAGAACGTATCGAGCAGATTTTGAACGAAAACCCCGTCGTCCTTTTCATGAAGGGCAACGCGCAGTTCCCGATGTGCGGCTTCTCGGCGCGCGCGACGGCGATCTTGCAAGACATCGGCATCAACTTCCACACCGTCAACGTCCTTGAGGAT belongs to Pseudobdellovibrionaceae bacterium and includes:
- the grxD gene encoding Grx4 family monothiol glutaredoxin — its product is METKERIEQILNENPVVLFMKGNAQFPMCGFSARATAILQDIGINFHTVNVLEDQEIREGIKAYGNWPTIPQLYVDKQLVGGSDIMMEMYQSGELQGLLKK
- a CDS encoding BolA/IbaG family iron-sulfur metabolism protein, giving the protein MTQESMTARLTAAYPDANIEVFDLNGQGSYWEVTIESSAFKGQNRVQQHQAVMSVFAPELKTGEVHALSIKTKIKD